The DNA region AACAGGACCGCAACTTCCTCTGCGGCGTGATGGGATGCAGGCAGACCCAGCCATGCCGCAGGTATGCCCGATAACTACTGCGCGCATTTTCACCTCGCACACGCAACCGGGCTGTTGTCAGGATAGCTCAAGCAACAGGCACGTGGAGGAAGCAATGACCTCTCTCGTAACTGATTTGAATAGACGAAATGACCCCGTAATGCTCATGCCCAAGTCTGGTGAACCGAGAAGGTGGAATCCGTGATGTCATGTCATAGTGACAGACAAAGACGGGATCGGCCTTCTGCAGCGAGACCCCTCCGACTGGCCTAGGCTTGACCACTTGCTCCCAAGAACTCCATTCCATGTAGCACACATAGTCTAGCCGTGTGTTGTCTAAGAAGGCCCTGCATCGTTGTTATCAACCTCCTCGGACGACTCGACGTTTGCCATTCTCAATGCAAAGACTTCCCTGAACCTTTTTGCTCCTATTTGTGACATCCTGTCAGTGAATTACCTCTGCGGATCTGAACGGATAGGGGCCACACACCTTCCTCGCGGTCAAAATAAATCTCAAATGCACCAGACTTGTTCTGCCGCATATTTTCCTGCCGGTATGCGCTACAGAAGACATATAATTGAACATCCTTCAGCCACACACGGTGCTTGGAGCGACGGCTGAGCCAGGTCCGCGACTGGGACTGGTGTGTGACTGAGAAAACGGCGTTTAGAACAAGGTGGGCCGGTAGACAATAGGCACATGAAACTCACCAAAGGCTGTCCATACGGGACATTGTCTCaactccccttcccataCCGCTGCATGGAGGCGTAGGCCTCGTGTTTGTATGTCTTCGTACACAATGAGGGAGTGTTTGAAGCCGTCATCAATAATTTGCCTGATGGAGACACACAAGTCAGCTTGGACTGGGCCTAAACCCGTGATGGAAaaggtgggaggagggagtctGGTTTAGACGCACGCTTGAAAGAGACGTTTCTCTCTCTGAAGTCCAAATTCATTGGGATGTATTTGCACCGTCAACATATTGCGTGCCTTCAGCGCCACAAACGTACAGTAAAACAACACCATTTCTAGACATCTTGTTAGCCAGTCCAGAGACAAGGGAAATTAAAAAAGTGACGAGGACGCCTACCTTCCCATGTCAGGAAGTATAGAGCAGCCCAGAGTTTGCTGCATTGTTCTGACCGGCTCCATCGTTTGAGCTGCAGTGCACTTCCTTCCCGGTTGATACAGAGCTCGTGGGCACCAAACAGCGAGAACCAGGGAATATCGCCCTGCATGGTTCTCATGAGCAAGTAAGGTGATTGGTCGACCGAATTCAAGTAGACAACGATTGAGATCCTGTCCTCATCAAATGGCCTATAGTCACCAGTGGTATCAATACCCTTTCTGCATTGAAGAACTGAACTTATATGGCCAGTACGCACCTCCGGAATAGAATTTTGGACTCTGGCGGAATAGTGAAATGGCCCCAGGGGTAGAAGGGTCCATACGACTTGGAGCTTGAGAAATACGTCAGCTGGACCTTCAGAGGTGGCTATTTTCAACAGAACATACTGTCTTAAATGTTTCAGGGCCGTTCGAGACGGCAGCGGTAGGGAGAATATCTGCTCCGCCCAGTGTGCGTTCTGTGATCCGTTAGAATGGTGAATTCAACAGAAAGAGAGAACCTCACGAACGGCGTCTTGCATGATTGCTAGTGGCATGAGCTCTTGCCGCACCAGGGTCCCAATCTGCATCGGAGGTGGCGCTTCAGGGAGAGAGTAGTCGTTAGCCACCGCGAATTCTTCCTGGCCATGCGCCAGCTAGCTTCAGGGGGAAGAAACTCACCGATTCCTCTCTGTTCCCGCAGCTTCAAAATTCGAGTGCGGAGGCTTTCAAGAGTGTTGAGCTCAAAGCTCGGCGACCTAAACAAAGTAAGCTCACGGCCAAATAAAGTATTAGAAGGAGATCAAAGTTACCTCGTCAGCAGCTGCTTCAGCAACGATAGGAAGTGATTGTAAAGGACAAATCTTTGTGGAAGTGGGAGCCCAGAGGCTTCTTCCGTCATTTTATTGTACATCTTTCGCCATCTCATTTCTCTCGAAATGGTTTTCTCCTCATAGTAACCGATGATATCTTTCAGGGTCCGAGACAGGCAAGGGAGCACGACGTTGAGGTAGTTGGCAACGATGGGGACACGCGAGAAGTGCACCTGGGATCGGTCGGCGAGGTCACGTAGAAGACGGCACGAGCTGCGTATCTCCCCGGTGAGGGCAATGAGATGGCCATGGAAGGACTCGGGGAGTGCTACTTGTAGTTGATCGAGACCCATGGCCACAATCTCGCACCTGTCAGCCTCACGACAGCAGCCCCGGAGGAGGTGTGCCTCAatggggatgttgaggttcACTGTTGTCTCGAGTTCCATGATGACTTCTTCTGTCAGTTGATTGGGTAGTGTTTACAAATCAGCTGAGATATCGAGTTGAGTAATTCGTGCTGATTAGTCTGGATGACGGCGTCGGCCCATGGCGGACCTTGAAAATCATGATCTCTGGATGGCCCGGTATATTGCTGGCACCGGTGTTTTCTGgcgccctcccccttccgAGATAGGcgatggtgttttggttATTTCAAGATGATGTGCCGTTGCAG from Podospora pseudoanserina strain CBS 124.78 chromosome 1, whole genome shotgun sequence includes:
- a CDS encoding hypothetical protein (EggNog:ENOG503P211); the protein is MELETTVNLNIPIEAHLLRGCCREADRCEIVAMGLDQLQVALPESFHGHLIALTGEIRSSCRLLRDLADRSQVHFSRVPIVANYLNVVLPCLSRTLKDIIGYYEEKTISREMRWRKMYNKMTEEASGLPLPQRFVLYNHFLSLLKQLLTRSPSFELNTLESLRTRILKLREQRGIAPPPMQIGTLVRQELMPLAIMQDANAHWAEQIFSLPLPSRTALKHLRHSKSYGPFYPWGHFTIPPESKILFRRPFDEDRISIVVYLNSVDQSPYLLMRTMQGDIPWFSLFGAHELCINREGSALQLKRWSRSEQCSKLWAALYFLTWEEMVLFYCTFVALKARNMLTVQIHPNEFGLQREKRLFQAQIIDDGFKHSLIVYEDIQTRGLRLHAAVWEGELRQCPVWTAFVTHQSQSRTWLSRRSKHRVWLKDVQLYVFCSAYRQENMRQNKSGAFEIYFDREEGAKRFREVFALRMANVESSEEVDNNDAGPS